The Mailhella massiliensis genome segment AGGCGGCCAGGGCGAAGGCCTGCGTGAAGGTTCTCGCCCCCCGCGAAGAGGCTCTCGAGCGGCGCATGGCCGCGCTCATCTCTCCGTTCTACGCGGAGGGGGCGGACATGGTTTTTCAGGGCGAAGGAACCGGAGGGCGCACTCCCGTACGGTATATTCTGCCCGAGCTTTCCTGTTCCGACATGGCCGACCTTGCGGCGGGGAAGGCTTCCTCTCCCCTCATGGAGGAAGTGCTCGGCCTGCTTCTTTCCGGCATTGCGGTGGAGATTGCGGAGTTTTCCTACCGCGCCTTTGCCGAGACGGCTCCCGGCCCGCTGTACGAGCGATATGTCGCCTATGAGAAGGTGCTGGCCGGGTACGGACTCCGGGCCTTCCGACCCTGGGTGCCCGAAAAGGCCATGGTGCGGGAAAAGCTCATCACCGCCGCCATGGTGGAAAAGGCGGGAGTCGAGGGTCGGCGCGCCCTGGTCGTTCCCGCAGGAGCCAGCATCACGCCTCTAGCGGCGGAAAAGGCGGAAGAGCTGCACATAAGCATCGTGAAGGAAGGATAGGCGGGGCAGGATGATTATAGGCATTGTGATCGGCAACGTATGGGCCACCAAGAAGGAAGAGTCGCTCAACGGCTTCAAGCTCATGGTCGTGCAGCGCATCGATCCTGCGGACGGCGGCAGGCATGAAAGCCTTGTGGCCGCCGACTGCGTGGGCGCGGGCATAGGCGAACAGGTGCTTGTCGTGACCGGTTCCTCCGCGCGCATGGCCCTTGCATCGTCCGACATTCCCATGGATGCCGCCATAGTGGGCATTCTGGATGAAGTAGAGATCACAAAGGGTCTGTGAGGCTTGTATGGACAGTCTCGGGGTTGTGGAAGTTTCCAGCATCGCTTCCGGCGCGGAGCTTGCCGACTTCATGGTCAAGGCGGCCGACGTGGAGCTTCTGCGTGCGGGAACTCTCTGTTCCGGGCGTTTCCTCATCTACGTTGCGGGAGACCGTGAAGCAGTGGAAACCTCCGTGAACCTTGCCCGGGACTCGGAGCGGAAAATCGCCGGCTCTTTTGTGATTTCCCATATTTCTCCCCAGGTGACGGCCGCGCTGAAAAAAAGCGAGGCGGCGCTGCCCGGGGAAGCGCTGGGCGTGGTGGAAAGCCGTTTCGTGTCCCCGGCCATTCAGGCCGCCGACAGGGCGGTGAAGCGTTCCGAGGTCCGGCTGCTGAAATTCGTGTCCGGCCAGGGCATTGCCGGCAAGGCGTTCTTCGTGCTCGCGGGCGACGTGGCCGCCGTGCGCGAGTCCGTGGATGCAGCCCGCGAGGCCCTCGGGTCCAGACTTGTGGAAGCCGTGGTCATTCCCAGTCCCGCCGAGTCGCTGGCAAGGGCATTGACGGGCGCAGTGAGGTAAGCATGAAAAAAGAACTGATCAGTGTGGAGAATCTCGACGCTTTCATCTGTCGGCAGGACGGCAAGGTCTACGTCGGCAGCAACCGGATTCTGACTCCGGGCGCGAAGGATGAGCTCGCCCGCCGCAAGGTGAGCGTCGTGTACGGCGAGGAACCGGCTCCGGTGGAACAGCCGCAGGCTCCCTGCCGCGGCGGCTGCGGAGCGGGAAAGACCTTTTTCGTCGGTCCCGAGGAAGGGTGCGGCCTTTCTTCCGCGGGCAGTCTGGAGAGTCTGTCTCTGGCGGTGGCGCACATGCTGAGAACTCAGTACGGCGAAACCGACCCCGCGCGCATCCGCGCCATGACGGTGGAAGCGCTCAAGACCATCAAGGACA includes the following:
- a CDS encoding BMC domain-containing protein — its product is MDSLGVVEVSSIASGAELADFMVKAADVELLRAGTLCSGRFLIYVAGDREAVETSVNLARDSERKIAGSFVISHISPQVTAALKKSEAALPGEALGVVESRFVSPAIQAADRAVKRSEVRLLKFVSGQGIAGKAFFVLAGDVAAVRESVDAAREALGSRLVEAVVIPSPAESLARALTGAVR
- a CDS encoding EutN/CcmL family microcompartment protein; the protein is MIIGIVIGNVWATKKEESLNGFKLMVVQRIDPADGGRHESLVAADCVGAGIGEQVLVVTGSSARMALASSDIPMDAAIVGILDEVEITKGL